The proteins below are encoded in one region of Micromonospora pisi:
- the secA2 gene encoding accessory Sec system translocase SecA2, protein MGVSQRLKSRFRRFLQRPGSTVDLAPLEKLLPAIEAREEELAALDDAELTEAAGRAEDFVEICAVGREAARRGIDQRPYDVQLLGAMSLLAGKVAEMATGEGKTLTATIAAYGHVRRGNGPVHVLTVNDYLARRDAEWMEPIYKLLGLTVGWVTEASTAEERRAAYACDVTYVSVSEAGFDYLRDQLVTDLADRVQPTLTTAIVDEADSILIDEARVPMVLAGAVPGEQDPVNTAAGLVRGLRAGEDYEVADDGRSVAFTNTGLAVIEAKLEGVNLYADENMEQLSAVNVALHAHALLHRDVDYIVRNGAVELIDEMRGRVAQRRRWPDGLQAAVEAKEGLTATAEGEVLGTITVQAYVALYPTICGMTATAVLVGDQLREFFSLEVAVIPPNTPCVRVDEPDRIYATRAEKEEALVTEIKKSHETGRPVLVGTLDVKESEGLAKALLAADVPCLVLNAKNDAEEAAIIAEAGAYGAVTVSTQMAGRGVDIRLGGSDQSDRDRVAELGGLYVIGSGRHDSRRVDDQLRGRAGRQGDPGRSEFFVSLEDELVLRHASDAIPPSPKMNADGLVQDEQVDFAVEHAQRVAEGVNHEIHRNTWRYSVVIEQQRKALAERRERLLTSDVAAEMLKKRFPERTEEIDPEVLSRAARSIALYHLDRLWAEHLAELSEVREGVHLRALGRLDPLDEFHRSAVPAFTALVPEIEARTVATFEEAEIGDDWQPDEAELVRPSATWTYLVHDNPFGSELDRLIAAVGRRLTAAAR, encoded by the coding sequence ATGGGTGTGTCGCAACGGTTGAAGAGCAGATTCCGGCGTTTCTTGCAGCGGCCGGGCAGCACGGTGGATCTGGCGCCGCTGGAGAAGCTGTTGCCCGCGATCGAGGCCCGCGAGGAGGAGCTTGCGGCGCTCGACGACGCCGAGCTGACCGAGGCGGCCGGCCGGGCCGAGGACTTCGTGGAGATCTGTGCCGTCGGTCGCGAGGCCGCCCGGCGTGGGATCGACCAGCGGCCGTACGACGTCCAGCTGCTCGGCGCGATGTCACTGCTCGCCGGCAAGGTCGCCGAGATGGCGACCGGTGAGGGCAAGACCCTGACCGCGACCATCGCCGCGTACGGGCACGTCCGCCGGGGCAACGGGCCGGTGCACGTGTTGACCGTCAACGACTACCTGGCCCGCCGCGACGCCGAGTGGATGGAGCCGATCTACAAGCTGCTCGGCCTGACCGTCGGCTGGGTGACCGAGGCATCCACCGCCGAGGAGCGGCGCGCGGCGTACGCCTGCGACGTCACCTATGTGTCGGTCAGCGAGGCCGGTTTCGACTACCTGCGCGACCAGTTGGTGACCGACCTCGCCGACCGGGTGCAGCCGACGCTCACCACCGCGATCGTCGACGAGGCCGACTCGATCCTGATCGACGAGGCCCGGGTGCCGATGGTGCTGGCCGGCGCGGTGCCGGGCGAGCAGGACCCGGTGAACACCGCGGCCGGACTGGTCCGTGGGCTGCGCGCGGGGGAGGACTATGAGGTCGCCGACGACGGCCGCAGCGTGGCCTTCACCAACACCGGGCTGGCCGTGATCGAGGCGAAGCTGGAGGGGGTCAACCTCTACGCCGACGAGAACATGGAGCAGCTCTCCGCGGTCAACGTGGCGCTGCACGCGCACGCCCTCCTGCACCGCGACGTGGACTACATCGTCCGCAACGGTGCGGTGGAGCTGATCGACGAGATGCGCGGCCGGGTCGCCCAGCGGCGCCGCTGGCCTGATGGGCTGCAGGCGGCAGTCGAGGCCAAGGAGGGCCTGACCGCCACCGCCGAGGGCGAGGTGCTCGGCACGATCACCGTGCAGGCGTACGTGGCGCTGTATCCGACCATCTGTGGCATGACCGCCACCGCCGTGCTGGTCGGTGACCAGTTGCGGGAGTTCTTCTCGCTCGAGGTCGCGGTGATCCCGCCGAACACCCCGTGTGTCCGGGTGGACGAGCCGGACCGCATCTACGCGACCCGGGCCGAGAAGGAGGAGGCCCTGGTCACGGAGATCAAGAAGAGCCACGAGACGGGCCGTCCGGTGCTGGTCGGCACGCTCGACGTCAAGGAGTCCGAAGGGCTTGCCAAGGCGCTGCTCGCCGCCGACGTGCCCTGTCTGGTGCTGAACGCGAAGAACGACGCCGAAGAGGCGGCGATCATCGCCGAGGCGGGTGCGTACGGCGCGGTGACCGTGTCGACCCAGATGGCGGGTCGGGGCGTGGACATCCGGCTCGGTGGCAGCGACCAGTCCGACCGGGATCGGGTCGCCGAGCTCGGCGGCCTGTACGTGATCGGCAGCGGCCGGCACGACAGCCGGCGGGTCGACGACCAGCTGCGCGGCCGGGCCGGTCGACAGGGTGATCCCGGACGTTCGGAGTTCTTCGTCAGTCTCGAGGACGAACTGGTGCTGCGGCACGCCTCGGACGCGATCCCGCCTTCGCCGAAGATGAACGCCGACGGCCTGGTGCAGGACGAACAGGTCGACTTCGCGGTCGAGCACGCCCAGCGGGTCGCCGAAGGCGTCAACCACGAGATCCACCGCAACACCTGGCGGTACAGCGTGGTGATCGAGCAGCAGCGCAAGGCGCTCGCCGAGCGCCGGGAGCGCCTGCTGACCAGCGACGTCGCAGCGGAGATGCTGAAGAAGCGGTTCCCCGAGCGGACCGAGGAGATCGACCCCGAGGTGCTCTCCCGGGCCGCCCGGTCGATCGCGCTCTACCACCTCGACCGGCTCTGGGCCGAGCACCTGGCCGAACTCTCCGAGGTCCGTGAGGGGGTGCACCTGCGTGCGCTCGGCCGGCTCGACCCGCTCGACGAGTTCCACCGGTCGGCGGTGCCCGCCTTCACCGCCCTCGTCCCGGAGATCGAGGCCCGCACGGTGGCGACCTTCGAGGAGGCGGAGATCGGCGACGACTGGCAGCCGGACGAGGCGGAGCTGGTGCGCCCGAGCGCGACCTGGACCTACCTGGTCCACGACAACCCGTTCGGTTCGGAGCTGGACCGCCTGATCGCGGCCGTCGGACGTCGACTCACCGCCGCCGCGCGCTGA